In one window of Henckelia pumila isolate YLH828 chromosome 1, ASM3356847v2, whole genome shotgun sequence DNA:
- the LOC140874057 gene encoding uncharacterized protein, whose protein sequence is MGDSFKELSNGKAEVTNRSLLQGLKTRLGKTKGNWVDEFPSVLWAYRTTPREGTKETPFSLVYDNEAVLPVEIGIESARVMFYDEDNGERRFTDLDLVEEKSEAAAIRLEAYKSRMTQAYNRRVVQRSFQVGYLVLKKVQEEQRGKLDPKWDVPFKVIEKLSSGAYYLEDTPGKALKRPWKAYHLRKYYP, encoded by the exons ATGGGAGACAGTTTCAAGGAGCTAAG TAATGGGAAAGCGGAGGTGACAAATAGATCATTGCTGCAAGGCTTAAAGACTAGACTTGggaaaacaaaagggaattggGTAGATGAGTTTCCAAGTGTATTGTGGGCGTATCGAACTACACCTAGAGAAGGAACCAAGGAAACTCCCTTCAGCTTGGTTTATGATAATGAAGCAGTATTACCGGTGGAAATCGGGATAGAATCGGCTAGGGTCATGTTTTACGATGAAGATAATGGAGAAAGGAGATTTACTGATTTGGATTTGGTGGAAGAGAAGAGCGAGGCTGCAGCAATTCGGTTGGAAGCTTACAAAAGTCGTATGACTCAAGCTTATAACCGTCGAGTTGTCCAGAGAAGCTTTCAAGTGGGTTATTTGGTCCTAAAGAAGGTTCAAGAGGAGCAAAGAGGGAAATTGGACCCGAAGTGGGATGTTCCGTTTAAAGTCATTGAGAAGCTTAGCTCGGGAGCCTACTACTTGGAGGATACACCTGGAAAAGCTTTGAAGAGGCCCTGGAAAGCCTATCATCTTAGAAAATATTATCCTTAG